From Algihabitans albus:
CCGGATCCATCACGCTGGTGCGCATGGAGGCATGGCCGACGACCCTGAGCTGCCCGCCGGTGCTGCGCAGAATGTCGCGCACTTGGTTCAGAACCGTCCGGTCGCGACTATCCAGATTCGCCGAGCCATGGGCGAAGTAGATGACGCCGACCAGCTCGCGGCGTAGCGGCGCTTGCTGCTGCATCTGCGGAACGGCCGTCATCTGCGGCGCTTGACTGATGGAGTCGGGTTCCTGATCGAAGCCGGCTCGGCCGGGTGGCGCGGGCGGCAAGCCGTCGGCTGTCCCGGCCGGCGGCCGGGGCGCCGTGGAAGGCGCGGCCGAAGGTACGTTGGAGGGCGCTGGGGAAGTCGAGACTGCTTGCCGGCCCTGATCGGCCTCCATCAACCCGGCCTGCTCGCGATCTGCGGTCAAGCTCTGCTGCAGAGCCTGGCGCTGCGTCGTCGGGCTGGTGCCGCGCCGTTCGGGAATCGAGCCGAGACTCGGGGTCTCGGCCTCGGCACTTTCCGCCGGAACCTGGACACGGGTCGGCTGGGGTTCATCGCCGAAGAATTCGCCCCACACACCGCAGCCGCTCAACAGCAAAGGTGTCGCGACGACGACAAACGCGAGACGACAACCGCGCGACGCGCTTTTGGGCCCCGAAGCGTCACGAACCCGCTTGATGCCTCGCACAACCTGCACTGTTCAACTCCTCGAAACTGCCTTCGCCCGCATGGCTCCGTCGCCGTTCCTCTCCGGCGTCCTGGATCGCGCGACTCGGGACCGTGGCCTTGGTCCCGGACGCAAGGTTGCTTACCTTGCACCCGAACAGGCGGCAAGGTAACACAGACAGCTAGCGCGCAAAGGGCCTAACCGCCCCTGGATTGAGGTCGAAACCGCTTCAACCAAACCGTGGCCGGTGACGGTTCCCCGGTGACGCCCCCTAAGGTCGCAATTCACCGACAAGGATAAGACATGGCCGATGAAAAACAGGCTGCCGACGTGAAACTGCCCGATCCGGTGGAGCTGTCTCGAGCGATGGCGGGAATTGCCGAGCGCAGTCAGAAGCTGGTCAGCGACTTTCTGGAACGGCAGTCCAACGAATCAAACGGCCTGACCAACCAACCGCTGGATCCCCTGAACATCGGCGGCGCCTTCTTCGACATGACGGCGCGCCTGATGACCGATCCAGCCAAGCTGATGCAGGCTCAGCTCGGCTTCTGGCAAGACTACATGAAACTCTGGCAGAGCACGGCGCAGCGCATGCTGGGCCATGAGTCGGACCCGGTGATCGAGCCCGACCGCGCCGACCGGCGGTTCCGCGACCCCCTCTGGGAAGACAGTCAGCTCTTCGACTTCATCAAGCAGTCCTACCTGCTGAGCGCCCGCTGGATCCAGTCGACGGTCAAGGAAGTCGACGGCCTGGACGACAAGACCTCGAAGAAGGTGGACTTCTATACCCGCCAGTTCGTGGACGCCATGGCGCCCTCCAACTTCGTGATGACGAACCCGGAAGTCCTGCGCGCGACCATGGAGTCCGGCGGCGAGAACCTGGTCAAGGGTCTGGAGAACCTGCTCGAGGACCTGGAGCGCGGGAAGGGCAAGCTGGCGATCCGGATGACGGACATGGAGGCCTTCAAGATCGGCGAGAACATCGCCGTCACCGAAGGCAAGGTCGTCTACCAGAACGACCTGATGCAGTTGGTCCAGTACACCCCGAAGACCGAGCAGGTCTTCAAGCGTCCCCTGCTGATCATCCCGCCCTGGATCAACAAGTTCTACATTCTGGATCTGCGCGAGAAGAACTCCTTCGTGAAATGGGCGGTCGAGCAGGGACACACCGTCTTCATCGTCTCTTGGGTCAATCCGGACGAGGGCCTCGCCCGCAAGTCTTTCGAGGACTACATGCTGGAGGGACCCTTCGCCGCGCTGGACGCCATCGAGCAGGCGACCGGAGAGTCCGAGGTCGACGTGATCGGCTACTGCCTGGGAGGAACGCTGTTGGCCAGCGCACTGGCCTACCTCTCGGCGAAACCCAAGTCGAAGCCCGGCCCCGATCTCTCGCGCATCAAGAGCGCAACCTTCTTCACCACCATGACCGACTTCGAGGAAGCCGGCGAGTTGGGCGTCTTCATCGATGAGGAACAACTCGCGGCCCTCGAGCAGCAGATGAGCCAGAAGGGCTATCTCGAAGGCTCGTCGATGGCGACCAGCTTCAACATGCTGCGGGCGAACGACCTGATCTGGTCCTTCGTGGTCAACAACTACCTGCTGGGCAAGGACCCCTTCCCCTTCGACCTGCTGTACTGGAACAGCGATTCGACCCGCATGCCGGCCGCCATGCACTCCTTCTACCTGCGCCGCATGTACCAGGAAAACCGGCTGATCAAACCGGGTGGGATCGAATTGCTCGGCGTGCCCCTCGACCTGCGGAAGATCAAGACCCCGGTCTTCATGCTGTCGACGCGGGAGGATCACATTGCGCCCTGGGCCTCGACCTACGCGCTGACCCAGCAGGTGTCGGGTCCGGTCAAGTTCGTGCTGGCCGCCTCGGGCCATATCGCCGGCGTGGTCAATCCACCGGCCTCGAACAAGTACTCCTACTGGACCAACAGCCGCAATCCGAAGGACCCCAATGACTGGCTGGACAAGGCGACCGAGCACGCCGGGTCCTGGTGGCCGGAGTGGAACAAGTGGGTGGCCAAGCACGCCGGCGCCAAGGTGCCGGCGCGGGTGCCGGGCGACGGCAAGTTGAAGGTCATAGAGGATGCACCCGGATCCTACGTACAGGTCCGCGCGCTGGCCTGACCGGTCGCGGACGATGTTCACACGGGGCGCCACGCGGAACGCCATCCGGAAGGTTGCGACCGCCTCTGCGCCCGTGATCGTCCTGTTGATCGGCTTCGCGGTGCCGCTGCTCGCCGGTCCATCGCTCGCCGTCGCCGCAGAGCCGCCGAGAGCCGAGGACGTCACGGGCTTTCTGGCCGAAGCCGCGCCGCTCTGCGCCGTGCGGCCGGCCGCCGACTGCATCGACAGCGGCTGGCGCTTCGCCGATCGTAACGGCGACGATCGCCTGGGCCTGGAAGAGGTCAACGGCGTACGCGACGCCGTGCAGCGCTGGTTCCTGGGTGCCCGCGAGGATCTCCCGCGACAGACCAACGCCGGGATCGCGGTCGGCCTGCTGGCCCTGCAGCTCGTCGGCGTCTCCTCCTTCCACCGCAGCTACGACACCGACGGCGACGGCCAGGTCACCCGCAGCGAGGCGCTCGCCGACCTCACCCTCGACAGGCGTCCGCTGCCGCTGCTGCTGCAGGACCGCGCCGCCGTCGACTGGCCCCGCTTCCTGGAGCGTTTGGGAGTCGGCGCCGCCATGATCGACGATCTGCTGCCGGAGAGGCCGGCGCCGCAGTGACTGGACAGCGACTGGGCGGCGAGCCGGCAAAGGCGACCGGCGGACCCACGCCCCGAACCTCGGAGGACTCATGAGCGATGCCGTACGTGAACATTCAGATCACGAAGGGTGCCAATCGGGCTCAGAAAGCCGACCTGGTCCGCGACGTGACCGACTCCCTGGTGCGGGTGCTCGGGAAGAACCCCGAGCATATTCACGTCGTGATCCAGGAAATCGAGGAAGCCGACTGGGGCTACGCCGGCCAACTGACCGACGACTACCGGCGGCAAAGCGCCGAACGCAGGGACGACCCCTAGAGCCTGTTGTGATCGTATGGACTCGCTTTGCGGTTCCGCCGACCCTAGGAAACAGACTTTCACACTTTGAATCGAGACTGGATTTAACGGAATCGCCGGACCCAATACGTGGGTCCGACCGATCACTATCTGGTCTAGATCGGTGTCGAGCTTAGCCCCCCTCTCGGCTCCTGTGCTTGGCCTTGCGGCTGTAGGCCTTGGCCGACGGCTTGACCTTCAAGGCCTGTTTCCAGAGCTGCGCGGCGAGCGGATTGCGCGGCTTCTTTGGCTTTCGCAAAACTTTAGATTTCGCCGGCACGTCCTTGATTCCGCTCTTTTCTCTCGGCCAAGTAGGTAGCTCCGAGCCGCGCGTAGTGGTCCGCCTGGGGGCCGAAGCCGTCGATCTCTTCCTGGCTCAGGTCCCGCATCGGCTTGGCCGGACTGCCGGACCAGAGCTGACCCGAAGCGACCTGCTTCCTGGGCGTGACCAAGGCACCGGCGGCAACCATGCCCTGGCGCGCCACCACGGCCTGATCCATGACAGTGGCCCGCATGCCGACGAAGGCCCGGTCCTCGAGGGTGCAGGCGTGCAGCAGGGCGGAATGACCGACGGTCACCTGATCGCCGATCAGGGTCGCCATGCCGCCGCCCGACTCCCGGTAGTCGGAGCCGTCGCGCGGCCGGTTGACGTGGATCACCGTGCCATCCTGGATGTTGGTCCTGGCGCCGATCCGGATCGTGTTCACGTCGCCGCGCAGCACACAGCCGTACCAGATCGAACTGCCGGGCCCGATCTCCACATCGCCGATCACCACCGCCGTCTCCGCCACGAAGGCGTCGGGGTGAATGCGCGGAAAGGCTCCGCGGTAGGACAGGATCACAGGCGACATGGGAAGACTCCGGGCGGTTGCGAGGCCTGGCTTCTAGACCAGATACCGAGGGGCTGTCACGTCGGTCGGAGTCAGGTGGGGCGGCGCGACAAAGCCAGCCAGATGCCACCGCCGAGGAGCGCGCAGCCGCTGAAGATCTCCAGCAGGCGGACGCGCTTGCGGGTGAGCCAGCGTCCGGCCCGGCCCGCCAGCACCGCATAGCCGCCGTCCAGCAGGGTCGCCACCACCATGAAGGTGGCGCCGAGCAGGAGGGTCTGCAGCATCACCGAACCCTCGGGCCGGACGAACTGCGGGATGAAGGCGCCGAAGAACAGCAGGGCCTTGGGATTCGACCAGATCACCAGAACGCCTTGCCAGAAGAAGGAGCGCTGACGCAGCGGCGCCGTGCTCTCCGCGGCGTCCAGCGGCGCGCGGTTCAGCAGCAGCTTAAGGCCCAGGTAGATCAGATAGGCGGCGCCCAGCAGCTTGACCCAGGTGAAGATGGCGCCCATCGCCTCCACCACCACCTGCAGGCCGGCGGCCAGAATCACCACCATGACCGTCAGACCCACCTGGGTTCCCGCCACGT
This genomic window contains:
- a CDS encoding LysE family translocator, whose protein sequence is MLDPTAYLTFVLACVAVVIVPGPTVTVIIANSLRHGARAGLANVAGTQVGLTVMVVILAAGLQVVVEAMGAIFTWVKLLGAAYLIYLGLKLLLNRAPLDAAESTAPLRQRSFFWQGVLVIWSNPKALLFFGAFIPQFVRPEGSVMLQTLLLGATFMVVATLLDGGYAVLAGRAGRWLTRKRVRLLEIFSGCALLGGGIWLALSRRPT
- a CDS encoding tautomerase family protein; its protein translation is MPYVNIQITKGANRAQKADLVRDVTDSLVRVLGKNPEHIHVVIQEIEEADWGYAGQLTDDYRRQSAERRDDP
- a CDS encoding OmpA family protein; its protein translation is MQVVRGIKRVRDASGPKSASRGCRLAFVVVATPLLLSGCGVWGEFFGDEPQPTRVQVPAESAEAETPSLGSIPERRGTSPTTQRQALQQSLTADREQAGLMEADQGRQAVSTSPAPSNVPSAAPSTAPRPPAGTADGLPPAPPGRAGFDQEPDSISQAPQMTAVPQMQQQAPLRRELVGVIYFAHGSANLDSRDRTVLNQVRDILRSTGGQLRVVGHASMRTSVMDPARHALANIEISQQRAAAVANALNRQGVPDSALAIEAMGAQQPVFYEFMPTGEAGNRRVEIYLEY
- a CDS encoding gamma carbonic anhydrase family protein yields the protein MSPVILSYRGAFPRIHPDAFVAETAVVIGDVEIGPGSSIWYGCVLRGDVNTIRIGARTNIQDGTVIHVNRPRDGSDYRESGGGMATLIGDQVTVGHSALLHACTLEDRAFVGMRATVMDQAVVARQGMVAAGALVTPRKQVASGQLWSGSPAKPMRDLSQEEIDGFGPQADHYARLGATYLAERKERNQGRAGEI
- a CDS encoding PHA/PHB synthase family protein — its product is MADEKQAADVKLPDPVELSRAMAGIAERSQKLVSDFLERQSNESNGLTNQPLDPLNIGGAFFDMTARLMTDPAKLMQAQLGFWQDYMKLWQSTAQRMLGHESDPVIEPDRADRRFRDPLWEDSQLFDFIKQSYLLSARWIQSTVKEVDGLDDKTSKKVDFYTRQFVDAMAPSNFVMTNPEVLRATMESGGENLVKGLENLLEDLERGKGKLAIRMTDMEAFKIGENIAVTEGKVVYQNDLMQLVQYTPKTEQVFKRPLLIIPPWINKFYILDLREKNSFVKWAVEQGHTVFIVSWVNPDEGLARKSFEDYMLEGPFAALDAIEQATGESEVDVIGYCLGGTLLASALAYLSAKPKSKPGPDLSRIKSATFFTTMTDFEEAGELGVFIDEEQLAALEQQMSQKGYLEGSSMATSFNMLRANDLIWSFVVNNYLLGKDPFPFDLLYWNSDSTRMPAAMHSFYLRRMYQENRLIKPGGIELLGVPLDLRKIKTPVFMLSTREDHIAPWASTYALTQQVSGPVKFVLAASGHIAGVVNPPASNKYSYWTNSRNPKDPNDWLDKATEHAGSWWPEWNKWVAKHAGAKVPARVPGDGKLKVIEDAPGSYVQVRALA